From a region of the Colius striatus isolate bColStr4 chromosome 22, bColStr4.1.hap1, whole genome shotgun sequence genome:
- the CD34 gene encoding hematopoietic progenitor cell antigen CD34 isoform X2 has protein sequence MAVESRGTSSTAAPAAPEATTAPTVPAAPSSSGTATDTSATSGSGAASPSSPGLSSEGTSPQPSRAPTLALGTPLDTDHTSQGVPTAESPVTQLSPTAKAPVTMPALTSTPATSGHPPVPAATTAATTARHPVKDSPKPITCHNVKEVSATEAICLQLNESSTCKHFLETKGSDLWSAVCEERAHRAPSPCHIQLATSEVHRDCLLLILTGDTDPTTDVLQESHWEKFGIKSLKRERVRSHQDFSQKTLIALVTSGLLLAFLGLAGYFLMKRRSWSPAGERLAEDPYYTENGSQGNTMLMSPQEQPELQEKPNLNGGTQENGTGQASSKNGHSARHSPADTEM, from the exons ATGGCTGTGGAATCCAgaggcaccagcagcacagcagctcctgcagcccctgaggccaccacagcccccacagtccctgcagcccccagcagctctgggacagccACAGACACCTCTG CTACATCTGGGTCTGGGGCAGCCAGCCCCTCCTCCCCGGGGCTCAGCAGCGAGGGgaccagcccccagcccagccgaGCCCCCACACTGGCGCTGGGCACCCCCCTGGACACCGACCACACGAGCCAAGGGGTCCCCACGGCCGAGAGCCCAGTGACACAGCTCAGCCCGACAGCAAAAGCACCAGTGACCATGCCAGCTCTGACCAGCACTCCTGCCACCTCGGGGCATCCTCCTGTCCCAGCTGCCACCACGGCTGCCACCACGGCACGGCACCCGGTCAAGGACAGCCCGAAG cCCATCACATGCCACAATGTCAAAGAAGTGAGTGCCACAGAAGCCATCTGCTTGCAGCTCAACGAGTCCAGCACTTGC AAGCATTTTCTAGAGACAAAGGGGTCGGACTTGTGGAGTGCAGTTTGTGAGGAGAGAGCCCAccgagccccctccccctgccacatccAACTGGCCACGTCCGAGGTGCACCGGGACTGTCTGCTCCTCATCCTCACTGGAGACACAG ATCCCACTACAGATGTGCTCCAGGAGTCTCACTGGGAAAAG TTTGGCATAAAATCCCTTAAACGAGAGAGAGTGAGGAGCCACCAGGACTTCTCTCAGAAGACCCTGATCGCCCTGGTCACATCTGGGCTCCTGCTGGCGTTCCTGGGCCTGGCTGGATACTTCCTGATGAAGCGGCGGAGCTGGAGCCCGGCGGGGGAGAGGCTG GCTGAAGACCCGTATTACACGGAAAACGGTAGCCAGGGAAACACGATGTTGATGTCCCCACAAGAGCAAcctgagctgcaggagaagcCAAACCTCAACGGTGGGACCCAGGAGAACGGGACTGGCCAAGCGTCCTCCAAAAACGGGCACTCAGCCAGACACAGCCCAGCCGACACTGAGATGTGA
- the CD34 gene encoding hematopoietic progenitor cell antigen CD34 isoform X1 — protein MLSLGSLKVMKWRQLFWIAFCVVELSGNGSGSPTDPPTLTAMAVESRGTSSTAAPAAPEATTAPTVPAAPSSSGTATDTSATSGSGAASPSSPGLSSEGTSPQPSRAPTLALGTPLDTDHTSQGVPTAESPVTQLSPTAKAPVTMPALTSTPATSGHPPVPAATTAATTARHPVKDSPKPITCHNVKEVSATEAICLQLNESSTCKHFLETKGSDLWSAVCEERAHRAPSPCHIQLATSEVHRDCLLLILTGDTDPTTDVLQESHWEKFGIKSLKRERVRSHQDFSQKTLIALVTSGLLLAFLGLAGYFLMKRRSWSPAGERLAEDPYYTENGSQGNTMLMSPQEQPELQEKPNLNGGTQENGTGQASSKNGHSARHSPADTEM, from the exons ATGCTGTCCTTGGGAAGTTTGAAAGTAATGAAGTGGAGGCAGCTTTTCTGGATTGCATTCTGTGTGGTGGAGTTGTCTG GCAATGGTTCTGGGagccccacagacccccccaCGCTGACAGCCATGGCTGTGGAATCCAgaggcaccagcagcacagcagctcctgcagcccctgaggccaccacagcccccacagtccctgcagcccccagcagctctgggacagccACAGACACCTCTG CTACATCTGGGTCTGGGGCAGCCAGCCCCTCCTCCCCGGGGCTCAGCAGCGAGGGgaccagcccccagcccagccgaGCCCCCACACTGGCGCTGGGCACCCCCCTGGACACCGACCACACGAGCCAAGGGGTCCCCACGGCCGAGAGCCCAGTGACACAGCTCAGCCCGACAGCAAAAGCACCAGTGACCATGCCAGCTCTGACCAGCACTCCTGCCACCTCGGGGCATCCTCCTGTCCCAGCTGCCACCACGGCTGCCACCACGGCACGGCACCCGGTCAAGGACAGCCCGAAG cCCATCACATGCCACAATGTCAAAGAAGTGAGTGCCACAGAAGCCATCTGCTTGCAGCTCAACGAGTCCAGCACTTGC AAGCATTTTCTAGAGACAAAGGGGTCGGACTTGTGGAGTGCAGTTTGTGAGGAGAGAGCCCAccgagccccctccccctgccacatccAACTGGCCACGTCCGAGGTGCACCGGGACTGTCTGCTCCTCATCCTCACTGGAGACACAG ATCCCACTACAGATGTGCTCCAGGAGTCTCACTGGGAAAAG TTTGGCATAAAATCCCTTAAACGAGAGAGAGTGAGGAGCCACCAGGACTTCTCTCAGAAGACCCTGATCGCCCTGGTCACATCTGGGCTCCTGCTGGCGTTCCTGGGCCTGGCTGGATACTTCCTGATGAAGCGGCGGAGCTGGAGCCCGGCGGGGGAGAGGCTG GCTGAAGACCCGTATTACACGGAAAACGGTAGCCAGGGAAACACGATGTTGATGTCCCCACAAGAGCAAcctgagctgcaggagaagcCAAACCTCAACGGTGGGACCCAGGAGAACGGGACTGGCCAAGCGTCCTCCAAAAACGGGCACTCAGCCAGACACAGCCCAGCCGACACTGAGATGTGA
- the CD34 gene encoding hematopoietic progenitor cell antigen CD34 isoform X3, with product MLSLGSLKVMKWRQLFWIAFCVVELSGNGSGSPTDPPTLTAMAVESRGTSSTAAPAAPEATTAPTVPAAPSSSGTATDTSATSGSGAASPSSPGLSSEGTSPQPSRAPTLALGTPLDTDHTSQGVPTAESPVTQLSPTAKAPVTMPALTSTPATSGHPPVPAATTAATTARHPVKDSPKPITCHNVKEVSATEAICLQLNESSTCKHFLETKGSDLWSAVCEERAHRAPSPCHIQLATSEVHRDCLLLILTGDTDPTTDVLQESHWEKFGIKSLKRERVRSHQDFSQKTLIALVTSGLLLAFLGLAGYFLMKRRSWSPAGERLQ from the exons ATGCTGTCCTTGGGAAGTTTGAAAGTAATGAAGTGGAGGCAGCTTTTCTGGATTGCATTCTGTGTGGTGGAGTTGTCTG GCAATGGTTCTGGGagccccacagacccccccaCGCTGACAGCCATGGCTGTGGAATCCAgaggcaccagcagcacagcagctcctgcagcccctgaggccaccacagcccccacagtccctgcagcccccagcagctctgggacagccACAGACACCTCTG CTACATCTGGGTCTGGGGCAGCCAGCCCCTCCTCCCCGGGGCTCAGCAGCGAGGGgaccagcccccagcccagccgaGCCCCCACACTGGCGCTGGGCACCCCCCTGGACACCGACCACACGAGCCAAGGGGTCCCCACGGCCGAGAGCCCAGTGACACAGCTCAGCCCGACAGCAAAAGCACCAGTGACCATGCCAGCTCTGACCAGCACTCCTGCCACCTCGGGGCATCCTCCTGTCCCAGCTGCCACCACGGCTGCCACCACGGCACGGCACCCGGTCAAGGACAGCCCGAAG cCCATCACATGCCACAATGTCAAAGAAGTGAGTGCCACAGAAGCCATCTGCTTGCAGCTCAACGAGTCCAGCACTTGC AAGCATTTTCTAGAGACAAAGGGGTCGGACTTGTGGAGTGCAGTTTGTGAGGAGAGAGCCCAccgagccccctccccctgccacatccAACTGGCCACGTCCGAGGTGCACCGGGACTGTCTGCTCCTCATCCTCACTGGAGACACAG ATCCCACTACAGATGTGCTCCAGGAGTCTCACTGGGAAAAG TTTGGCATAAAATCCCTTAAACGAGAGAGAGTGAGGAGCCACCAGGACTTCTCTCAGAAGACCCTGATCGCCCTGGTCACATCTGGGCTCCTGCTGGCGTTCCTGGGCCTGGCTGGATACTTCCTGATGAAGCGGCGGAGCTGGAGCCCGGCGGGGGAGAGGCTG CAGTAA
- the CD34 gene encoding hematopoietic progenitor cell antigen CD34 isoform X4 translates to MLSLGSLKVMKWRQLFWIAFCVVELSGNGSGSPTDPPTLTAMAVESRGTSSTAAPAAPEATTAPTVPAAPSSSGTATDTSATSGSGAASPSSPGLSSEGTSPQPSRAPTLALGTPLDTDHTSQGVPTAESPVTQLSPTAKAPVTMPALTSTPATSGHPPVPAATTAATTARHPVKDSPKPITCHNVKEVSATEAICLQLNESSTCKHFLETKGSDLWSAVCEERAHRAPSPCHIQLATSEVHRDCLLLILTGDTDPTTDVLQESHWEKFGIKSLKRERVRSHQDFSQKTLIALVTSGLLLAFLGLAGYFLMKRRSWSPAGERL, encoded by the exons ATGCTGTCCTTGGGAAGTTTGAAAGTAATGAAGTGGAGGCAGCTTTTCTGGATTGCATTCTGTGTGGTGGAGTTGTCTG GCAATGGTTCTGGGagccccacagacccccccaCGCTGACAGCCATGGCTGTGGAATCCAgaggcaccagcagcacagcagctcctgcagcccctgaggccaccacagcccccacagtccctgcagcccccagcagctctgggacagccACAGACACCTCTG CTACATCTGGGTCTGGGGCAGCCAGCCCCTCCTCCCCGGGGCTCAGCAGCGAGGGgaccagcccccagcccagccgaGCCCCCACACTGGCGCTGGGCACCCCCCTGGACACCGACCACACGAGCCAAGGGGTCCCCACGGCCGAGAGCCCAGTGACACAGCTCAGCCCGACAGCAAAAGCACCAGTGACCATGCCAGCTCTGACCAGCACTCCTGCCACCTCGGGGCATCCTCCTGTCCCAGCTGCCACCACGGCTGCCACCACGGCACGGCACCCGGTCAAGGACAGCCCGAAG cCCATCACATGCCACAATGTCAAAGAAGTGAGTGCCACAGAAGCCATCTGCTTGCAGCTCAACGAGTCCAGCACTTGC AAGCATTTTCTAGAGACAAAGGGGTCGGACTTGTGGAGTGCAGTTTGTGAGGAGAGAGCCCAccgagccccctccccctgccacatccAACTGGCCACGTCCGAGGTGCACCGGGACTGTCTGCTCCTCATCCTCACTGGAGACACAG ATCCCACTACAGATGTGCTCCAGGAGTCTCACTGGGAAAAG TTTGGCATAAAATCCCTTAAACGAGAGAGAGTGAGGAGCCACCAGGACTTCTCTCAGAAGACCCTGATCGCCCTGGTCACATCTGGGCTCCTGCTGGCGTTCCTGGGCCTGGCTGGATACTTCCTGATGAAGCGGCGGAGCTGGAGCCCGGCGGGGGAGAGGCTG TAA